The following are encoded together in the Peromyscus leucopus breed LL Stock chromosome 1, UCI_PerLeu_2.1, whole genome shotgun sequence genome:
- the Nmrk1 gene encoding nicotinamide riboside kinase 1, whose amino-acid sequence MKTFVIGIGGVTNGGKTTLAKNLQKHLPNCSIISQDDFFKPESEIDTDENGFLQYDVLEALNMEKMMSAVSCWMENPGHSAGPVALESAQGVPILIIEGFLLFNYRPLDTIWNRSYFLTIPYEECKRRRSTRVYEPPDPPGYFDGHVWPMYLKHRQEMNTITWEIVYLDGTRSEEDLFSQVYEDVKQELEKQNGL is encoded by the exons ATGAAAACATTTGTCATTGGAATTGGTGG CGTGACAAATGGTGGGAAGACAACCCTGGCTAAGAACTTGCAGAAACACCTTCCCAATTGCAGCATAATATCCCAGGATGACTTCTTCAAG CCAGAGTCTGAGATAGACACAGATGAAAATGGATTTTTGCAGTATGATG TGCTCGAAGCACTTAACATGGAAAAAATGATGTCAGCCGTTTCATGTTGGATGGAAAACCCAGGACACTCTGCGGGACCAGTAGCCTTAGAAAGTGCTCAAGGCGTTCCCATCTTAATTATCGAAGGTTTCCTTCTCTTTAATTATAG GCCATTGGACACCATATGGAACAGAAGTTACTTCCTGACCATTCCCTATGAAGAatgtaagaggaggaggag TACAAGGGTGTATGAGCCTCCTGACCCCCCAGGGTATTTTGATGGCCACGTGTGGCCCATGTACCTAAAGCACAGACAAGAAATGAACACCATCACCTGGGAGATCG ttTACCTAGATGGAACAAGATCTGAAGAGGACCTCTTTTCTCAAGTGTATGAAGATGTCAAGCAAGAATTAGAGAAGCAAAATG GTTTGTGA